A single Cannabis sativa cultivar Pink pepper isolate KNU-18-1 chromosome 7, ASM2916894v1, whole genome shotgun sequence DNA region contains:
- the LOC115696664 gene encoding uncharacterized protein LOC115696664: MWGRDPRCFWVVQNAWREELHTNPMINLYRKLKKTKDHLQKWNKTQFRHIRHQVEEAKLALEKIELKDQIHEEALGEARANLSEALTREEIFWKQKSRVAWLQQGDRCTKFFMASTAIRRRRNYIQTVRTENGDWVTDPRSIADLFSSKFNSIFTSRTRSDLDGNSLINNPLIEDTTNQTLISIPLENEILKFIRSMGQDKAPGPDGMSVGFYIHHWNVIKKDFVDMVTHFFMYADLPQFINNTNMVLIPKKDCPTSVNEYRPIALCNVAYKCISKILALRLKPLLPNIISPAQSAFVHGRLIAENTAVSREIVHSMKQKKGNKGYMMIKLDMEKAYDKMDWGFILATLKGLGFHQNFVKWVEKCITIRQMGLLINGSVQGSIKPTCGLRQGDPLSPALFIIAADILWRLITTRMNEGSIHGFKVSRNGPPITHLMFADDVILFGKASVKEAKGFRKCLEDYCLWSGQAVNYQKSTVFFSKGVPSRLAGEISELLNMRRMRNDATYLGLPLFRSLNRSRDMHFLVDRALQRVKSWKTRLLSKVGKTCLIQSVGSSLATYVAASEPIPLNIAKKVDRCLRDFWWGDTDEKRKIHLLAWDSICQSKFRGGLGFRRIEVINQAFMAKWAWKALTDKTSIWSMVVNAKYIKDKNFLDLEKKGSESGLWKAILDARSVLGKGLCRKIENGHLTSIWFDPWVPSSNRTPTPLKDATHGVAWVHQFLNNNNTWNTQMVRELFGNEDANAILNIDLPEVNTDDSWQWVGEYNGLFSIKSAYRLIKSTVSRTNEEDVWKLMWNSPIHPRLKFLWWQVYRDILPTRGKLAPILKDICDICPLCMASTETTFHLFWSCSFVKAIWFSNGWGIRTENYAISDWKNWFGWFRQAANSPLNIPFNDLMVTTLCIIEVVWSERNRRVHGEKETDLIQILRLIRLKVKEHLLVANQKVVNILAWAPPPPQWACCNSDVAVLPNGSMLAAVIRDDSGSILSISTQEASYTDPLVAEAKAVCFAAKVAAEAATTQCNVDFRIEAVKMRFVQYCSMFEEWEITHISRMCNFAAHNVAKWAAMGRKSGAFVPHDMDSGVLDDLREWDLGPPNQLSNSWAFVFALF; the protein is encoded by the exons ATGTGGGGAAGAGACCCGAGGTGTTTCTGGGTAGTTCAGAATGCATGGCGTGAGGAGCTCCATACCAACCCAATGATTAATCTGTATCGTAAACTTAAAAAGACAAAAGACCATTTACAGAAGTGGAACAAGACCCAGTTTCGGCATATTAGACATCAAGTCGAAGAAGCGAAGTTAGCCTTGGAAAAAATAGAGTTAAAAGATCAAATTCATGAAGAGGCCTTGGGGGAAGCAAGGGCGAACCTTAGCGAAGCTCTCACTAGAGAAGAGATTTTCTGGAAACAAAAATCCAGGGTAGCTTGGCTTCAACAAGGTGATAGATGCACGAAATTTTTCATGGCCTCAACCGCTATTCGACGAAGGAGGAATTACATTCAAACAGTGCGAACAGAAAACGGTGACTGGGTAACTGATCCGAGATCTATAGCCGATCTCTTCTCCTCAAAATTCAATAGCATTTTCACCAGCAGAACACGTTCAGACTTGGATGGGAACTCTCTAATCAACAATCCGCTCATCGAAGACACTACAAACCAGACACTTATCTCTATTCCTCTAGAGAATGAAATTCTGAAGTTTATAAGATCCATGGGACAAGATAAGGCACCGGGGCCAGATGGAATGTCGGTGGGGTTCTATATTCACCATTGGAACGTGATCAAAAAAGACTTTGTGGACATGGTAACCCATTTCTTCATGTACGCCGATCTTCCACAGTTCATTAATAACACTAACATGGTTCTTATCCCTAAAAAAGATTGTCCCACAAGTGTTAATGAGTATAGACCAATAGCTCTTTGCAATGTGGCGTATAAGTGCATATCAAAGATATTGGCTCTCAGGCTCAAGCCTTTACTGCCCAACATAATCTCTCCAGCCCAGTCGGCTTTTGTTCACGGCAGGCTTATTGCGGAGAACACAGCTGTCTCTAGAGAGATTGTACACTCCATGAAGCAGAAAAAAGGAAATAAAGGGTATATGATGATAAAGCTGGATATGGAAAAAGCATATGATAAAATGGATTGGGGATTCATATTAGCTACACTCAAAGGATTGGGTTTCCATCAAAATTTTGTCAAATGGGTGGAAAAGTGTATCACTATTCGTCAGATGGGGTTACTAATCAATGGATCCGTGCAAGGCTCGATCAAACCAACATGTGGGCTTCGCCAGGGAGACCCTTTATCCCCGGCCCTCTTCATCATTGCAGCAGATATTTTATGGAGATTGATCACTACAAGGATGAATGAGGGCTCCATCCACGGATTCAAAGTGTCCAGAAATGGCCCGCCTATAACACACCTCATGTTTGCAGACGACGTTATCTTATTTGGCAAAGCCTCAGTGAAAGAAGCAAAGGGTTTCCGAAAGTGCCTTGAGGATTATTGTTTGTGGTCGGGTCAAGCCGTAAACTATCAAAAGTCCACAGTCTTTTTTTCAAAGGGAGTCCCATCAAGACTTGCCGGAGAGATTTCGGAGTTGTTGAATATGAGAAGGATGAGAAATGATGCAACGTATTTAGGCCTCCCTTTATTCAGATCCTTAAATAGGTCAAGGGATATGCACTTCTTGGTGGATAGAGCGCTTCAACGAGTCAAGAGTTGGAAAACGAGACTACTCTCAAAAGTTGGGAAAACTTGCCTTATCCAATCGGTTGGCTCTTCTCTGGCAACTTATGTCGCGGCTTCGGAACCAATTCCCCTGAACATTGCAAAGAAAGTTGATAGATGCCTTAGAGACTTTTGGTGGGGCGACACAGATGAGAAGCGAAAGATACACCTGCTGGCGTGGGACTCCATCTGTCAATCTAAATTCAGAGGAGGCCTGGGGTTTAGGAGGATTGAAGTCATTAATCAAGCCTTTATGGCAAAATGGGCTTGGAAAGCATTGACAGACAAAACAAGCATATGGAGTATGGTAGTGAATGCCAAGTACATAAAAGACAAAAACTTCCTTGATCTTGAAAAAAAAGGGAGTGAATCGGGCCTGTGGAAAGCTATTTTGGATGCTAGGAGTGTGCTGGGGAAAGGGCTCTGCAGGAAAATCGAGAATGGGCATTTGACGTCAATCTGGTTCGATCCTTGGGTCCCATCCTCCAATCGCACCCCCACGCCCCTAAAGGATGCGACCCATGGTGTAGCTTGGGTACACCAATTCTTGAACAACAATAACACATGGAACACCCAAATGGTAAGAGAGTTGTTTGGAAACGAAGATGCCAATGCTATTCTAAACATTGATCTCCCAGAGGTCAACACAGATGACTCGTGGCAGTGGGTGGGAGAGTATAATGGTTTGTTTTCCATCAAATCGGCGTATAGACTTATTAAGTCAACAGTTTCGAGAACTAATGAGGAAGATGTTTGGAAGCTCATGTGGAATTCCCCAATTCATCCTCGTCTGAAGTTTCTCTGGTGGCAGGTCTATCGGGACATTCTTCCTACGAGAGGGAAATTAGCACCCATTCTCAAAGACATATGTGATATTTGTCCGCTCTGTATGGCATCGACCGAGACTACATTTCATCTCTTTTGGTCTTGTAGCTTCGTGAAAGCAATTTGGTTCAGCAATGGCTGGGGTATTCGTACTGAAAATTATGCTATAAGTGATTGGAAGAATTGGTTCGGTTGGTTTAGACAAGCGGCAAACAGTCCTCTCAATATTCCTTTTAATGATCTTATGGTCACAACCTTGTGTATCATTGAAGTGGTGTGGAGTGAAAGAAATAGAAGAGTCCATGGGGAAAAAGAGACTGACTTGATCCAGATTTTAAGACTCATTCGACTAAAGGTGAAAGAACATTTATTGGTAGCAAATCAGAAGGTGGTTAACATCCTAGCATGGGCGCCACCTCCACCTCAGTGGGCATGCTGCAACTCTGACGTTGCAGTTCTCCCCAATGGTAGTATGCTGGCTGCGGTAATAAGGGACGACTCGGGATCGATTCTATCCATTTCAACCCAGGAAGCCAGCTATACAGACCCTTTAGTTGCTGAAGCAAAGGCGGTTTGTTTTGCAGCGAAGGTAGCAGCTGAGGCAG CCACAACACAGTGCAACGTGGATTTTAGAATTGAAGCGGTGAAGATGAGGTTTGTGCAATATTGCTCAATGTTTGAAGAGTGGGAAATTACTCATATTTCTCGAATGTGCAATTTCGCAGCACACAATGTTGCAAAGTGGGCAGCAATGGGGAGAAAATCTGGAGCCTTTGTGCCTCATGATATGGATTCGGGAGTCTTGGATGACTTAAGagaatgggacctgggacctccAAACCAATTGTCAA ACTCTTGGGCGTTTGTTTTTGCCCTGTTTTAA
- the LOC133039638 gene encoding cytochrome f-like — MYANGENRGRGQIYPNWSKSNNNVYNATTTGIVRKIIRQEKRVYEITILEASDGRQVVVIPPGPELLVSEGEAIKLDQPLMSNPNVDGFGQGDAEIVLQDPLRVQGLLLFLKH, encoded by the exons ATGTATGCTAATG GCGAGAACAGAGGAAGGGGTCAGATTTATCCCAATTGGAGCAAGAGTAACAATAATGTTTATAACGCTACAACGACGGGTATAGTAAGAAAAATCATACGACAAGAAAAAAGGGTATACGAAATAACCATACTGGAGGCATCTGATGGACGTCAAGTGGTTGTTATTCCTCCAGGCCCTGAACTTCTTGTTTCAGAGGGCGAAGCCATCAAACTGGATCAACCATTAATGAGTAATCCTAATGTGGATGGATTTGGTCAAGGGGATGCGGAAATAGTACTTCAAGATCCATTACGTGTACAAGGCCTTTTGCTCTTCTTAAAGCATTAG